The Tripterygium wilfordii isolate XIE 37 chromosome 5, ASM1340144v1, whole genome shotgun sequence DNA segment ACATGAGGTGGATAATTGAATATAATTATGCATATTTACTATTTGGAAATTCAATTATGTGGaattaatatttgatttaaCTAATCCaaattaagaacaatatatgcCCCCACCTAGTAGTTAAGGCCATGTTTATGAAAATTAACAAAGTTGAAGAAACCCTAATTCATTCCTTTCACTTCATTACTTCGCAGATAGGTCAAACAGACCTATATAGCCAACAATGCGGCCCGAAAAGTgacgttcaagaaaagaagaaaagcttcTTACACTCTTTGTGGTGCCCAAGTTGCTGAAGAGAGTTGTTGGCGAAGCGTTGAAGGATTAATGGTGCTAATGTGAATTAGGAAGAGATCAATTAACTGGCTCTGTAGCCTTCTTATCTTGTAAATAAATGTATTTTCCaatgtatttaataaaattgaCTCAAATGCCCAAATTTGGTACATGTACTTATGTAATTTATTGGAATTcctaatattttttctttaaacaagTGCTTTTTGAAACggggagggggattcgaacATTGGTCATCAAGGGTGATCTCTAATTAATAGCTTGGGTGTTCTTCATACAAGTGCTTTGTAATTATCTTAACCAAATGTATATTTATAATCTAATATATTGATCATAAAGTTAGTTAAATTGGTAaataaacatttttctttttaaaatatttatgatAGATGAGATACTTTATCCCCTGATAATATACGTATAAACTTAGCCGTCCAGAACTCAAGTTGATTATGTTTCATTGTTTCGCCTCTTCTAAGACTGAAAATATTATGGGTTGGGGCCCAGTTTGGGCCGgttttcattgaatttttttcggacaattggcagtaagagcactttagacaacttaattgtaaaaaggtcatggatatttttaaaattgtaaaaaagtgcaatttaagggtaatttggtcatctgacttaagatattttttagtttatacctataataccctcctctttcttcttcttcttcttcttctccttctccctccaactatccaactctagtgtgtcctctctttctctcattcttctctactaaaagttatctcattctttctttcttcttcttcttcttcttcttcttcttctggttctcgatctggttcttcgttgtcttcttcttcgtttttggccgagttcctcctctcttcatctccttcttcgtcgttgctcaatctggactgcgtcgagttgctctgcttcgtttttgacagatctggactatgcttcgttgttcaatctgggttgtgctttgtttttttgcagatctggactctggttcgttttttgcagagatgtatcgctatagtatcactatagtatcaccaacaccaaaaaaccactaaaatgatgaaactagtatgcatacttcatcttcctaactacttttcctttcttgattttcttttcttggttacctctcttgttcgttttgaaaaaacatttacaagtgcagagatgtatcactatagtatcacgaacacaaaaaattcattaaaatgatacaattgaaccaatatgcatacttcttcttcctaattacttttcctttcttggtttttttttcttggtttgtacatctcttgctcgttttggaaaaacatttacagctgcagagatgtatcactatagtatcacgaacatcaaaaatccactaaaatgacataattgaaccagaaagacatgtaatgctatcaaatttacattctaacatttatatcatcattttatgagtcaaaaatataaattgaacactaaattggatcttctatttaaaagtatcactattgtatcacaattcgtggagagagaaaatcaaaattgaggttattttggtaaaagatgatccccagtgtacttttttaaaaggatattTTAgtgattgtatttttttacaattaagtataatctagtgtaccggcctccaaaaatcccaattttttttgacattaCCTGCGGTCGGGCTTTGTCTTGGCCCAAATTTATTTTCAAACTCAAGCCCATAAGCTTTCTATTAAAGTTTAAGACCCACCAAAAAGGGTCCTGGATTGGGCCTTTTTCATTGTCCCTGCTCCCTGGTCAAGAAATTTCTAGGCCCAAATATTGGACGTGTTTGTCAAAACCAAGGCTAAACGCATCACGATAGCCTAGGGCCTAATGAGCTTTTTCTGGCCTGGGCCTATTTCCAAACTCAAGGCTTTAAGAGTCTAAGACCCACCAATAATTCTAGGTCCCGGTCATTGGGCCAATTTTCACTTTATCTAGGCCAGAAGATTGGGCTATAGAGGGTCGAGCCTACGCTTTTGTGTTTCACTGGCTGGTCTACCAGACATATGGGAAGGGCTGGCCCGTCCCAAGCTTTGGGTCCCGTGTGTGCCGTGCCTGGCTGGCCCACTTTACATCCCTGGACACAGATGAGACTTGGGTACGTGGCCCACAAAAGTGGGGACTTTGGGagttccaattctttgtgacaATTGTAACTACAATTCTCTCTCAaagaatcataaattaaaaatgtgtTTTTGAGTATTTCAGTGTTTTTAATGTTGGAATATattgaattttaaaagaaaattcaaaaccttAAATCCAAAAAAAGTTTTTGACACCGAGAAACCACCGGTTCAACAATCACTTTGTGGCCCCTGGGTTGGATCCAAACCTGAGCCTGATTGCCACAGCCCACACCACGATGACGGGCGCTTAAGTCTGAGTCGAAACCAATGCGGGAATAAGATTGGGCCAAGATCCAGAATGGAGTTCTTAACCTCCCTTCTTCAGGGAAGTAGTGGCATAAGTCAACCTCAAACGTCGTAATGCAATTTGTCAACTCAACCCAATATGAGAACCCATAAACCCCAAGGGAGTATCCACCACGGTTCCAATGATTGACCTTGGCACCTTTAAACCATAGGACCGACGGTATAACCAACGAGGCTATTGCCTTGTGGTTccctaaatcctaaaattatAGCTAAAAATTGGAGGCTCTCCCATCTCGGGGAAACACTATTTGGACCTCATCATAAACTTTACAATCTCTCtctttaaaatataaaaaacttgGACGTGGGAAATGGAGCTGATGTGGCTTTAATTGATGTGGCAATGCACTTTTCCACAAACCTCACAGACTAAGCAAACTCCATGATCGTCGTCAACATGCATTTTCAGGTTTCTTTTGTATTAGGGCATATGGCAGGAGGCAGCATCAACAAATTAAGAGAGGTAAAGCAATTTGCATGTCCTGCTGTTTGCCAATTCACCCACACCTCGTcattataaagaaaaaaagaaaagaaaagaaattcttcaaaaatgatTGTAATCCAGAAAAGCATATGCATATCTGCATTTTCTTATGATGTGAATATTGTAAAAAGCTCAAGTACCGTTAAGTGAgacagtaaaaaaaataaagccgTGTGGGAggataatatttgttgatttgaaTGAGTTGAGATTCctaatatggtatcggagcaagtgCAAGAGAATGTCAGACTTATAATTCCACATATGAAGCAATGTGATTTCAAACTTCTCTTAATCTCTCCAATCGACgtggtttataaaaaaaatgctcaAACTTCTCTCAATCAAAAGGGCATTTTCTGGACTCAAATAGCGTTAAGTTAAGTGAGAGCTCAAGTACAGTCCAGAGAAACAAAGTTGTGTGagtccgatgtatccacagcGAATCGGTAGGGAGGTGGTGTTTGTTTTAATAGTAATTTGATGTAATCTCCGAGGGGATGAGATACTATACTACCAGGCATCACTAAAAACTGTTGATGACTCTTTCCTTTTCTTATGCTGGTTTCAAAAAGGTTGCTGGCATCAGaaggatatatatatttccaGCTCAAAAGCTTCAATACCATATCCTCCCATGGCAattataagaaaagaaaagaaaaaaggatatCACCATGCTCATTAGGATTGTATGATCGAAAAGCCATCTCAACTCTCAACTAATCAATACATTCTTTTCCGCATTTCGGCCATTAAAGAACTGGAAATACGAACAACAGGATCAATACCAGAATCCAATACTTTTCCTCTAATGTGTCAAGAGATTTCTACAAAAAGAAGACTCGGTCTTTTCTTACCCTATCCTTTccttttgaaaaaaatacatCTTTATGAATCTTATCTCTATTCCTTTTTCCTTTGCTAGTAGGCAGTAGATGACCCATGAAACAAAAAGCTAAGATTCACCTACCTACTCCATTCATCACTTTAAATACTTCTGCAGAATCCATGGTTTCATAACCAACAACAGCAACCGTACGTCTCCAGTCGAGAAAATTCTTGAGCAATTTCTTTTAGTCAAGTCCTGCCGTTGATTAGCAGAAATGAAGAATCTGGTTGAGGAGCATGTGATTGGAATTCCAGTAACCACAGAAACAACATACCAAGTTGTTAAGTCACCCAGCTGCAGAGGCTACTTGCCTGGACTTGATGGTTCTTCCACATTCAAACATAGTAagtctccctctctctcctctctctctctctggggTCTGTGGCGTTGTCGATGTGAGCGATCGCTAACGATATAGTTTTGATGTTGCAGGAAAAATTGATTATCTGCTTAGAAGTGTAAATGAACTAGGGAAGAAAGCAGAAAGTTTTGCAGCTGGAGTCCGAGAGCATGGTAAAATAATTATGCAGTAATAGATTGAGTGTTTAAAAGGCATTGAAGTTATTTGATAAATAGAACTTTGTCGAAGACTAAAAATTTCACATCGAACTGGTATAACCCAGCCAACCGAGTGGTttggtttataagaaaaactcAACTCTCACACACTAAAGACACGTTTTCATGGGCATGAGAACCAAGGGTGACAGGCCCATGAGGAGCAAATCTGTGTGGATCCGAGGTtcagagcggacaatatcttcATTGTGTTTGGACTGTATTTTTCAAATATACATCATACGATCAGCGCAAATGAAGGGGTTTGAGCTAATTTCAGATGTTTTGAAACTTGCAGTGAGACTGGCACCAAAGATAACAGAAACAGTAAAAGGAAAGCTGAGTTTGGGTGCTAGAATTCTCCAAGTAGGAGGCATGAAGAAGATTTTCAGAAAGTTATTCAATGTCAAAGATGGTGAGAAACTGTTGAAGGCTTCACAATGCTATTTATCAACAACAGCAGGTCCTATTGCAGGCCTCCTCTTTatctccacagacaagattgCCTTCTCTAGTGAGAGATTAATCAAATTCTCTACTCCGAACGGAGAATCTATCCGACTCCATTACAAGGTAACCAGAACATTACATTACATTTCTCTCATATCTCTgtatatctttttcttttgtcttgatCAAGACAATGGCCGAATCCCGTTAAACTATTTCATATAGGTTCATTGATATCTTCTTTTTATAAAGCAAATTTCAATTCTTGAAGAATTTACGTCACTTCTACTTCTATTGTAACAAAAGATTCAATTTTTATGTGAAAAAAGGCCCGTatcaaaatttatgattttatgTATGGACAATTCTTCAATATCTTGTTCATTCGCAACATAATATTTTCTTTGTACATTACAAAGAACATGCTTTTTTTTGGAGAGATACTATTTTACCAATCGAGTCACATGTATCTAACATATTCAGAACTAACGATTTTTCAGAAAGTGGTGACGAAAGGTATATAACTTGTACAAATCTTTCCATTTTTCAATTCGATCCGATCCATTTGTTCGTAGAGCAAAACATTTCTAGAATCGCTCGCGGCTTCCTCACTCACTGACATTGTAAGACCCGTTTGTTCTTTCTTGTAGGTCGTGATTCCGGTTGCAAAGATCAAAGGAATCAACCAGAGTGAGAACATGAAGAATCCATCACAAAAGTACATAGAAGTAGTTACTGTGGACGATTTCGACTTCTGGTTGATGGGTTTCTTGAACTATAAGAAAACATTTAAGCATCTTCAGCAAGCTATCTCCAGAAGCCAAGTTGATTTACAAGTCAATTATCAAAAAAGAGTCGATTGAAAGTGATTTAGaaatatgtttgttttcttgcaagtgagccgttggttgaacgacaatcacaattcatgtaagggatcacccaTCCATTAGGTCGTGAGTTTGAACCCTACCCCTCCCCAAacccccgtttcaaaaaaaaaataaaaaatgtttgcTTTCCTAATTTGTACATACTTGAAAGAGAGGTTGGAGTGTATTCAATTTTTGTTAATACAAATATGTATACATTTTTCTACACTCAATCATTGCACATTTGTTATAGTGTAATCCTTCTTGCGAATCAACCTTCCCGGCTGACAGCGAATAACAGAAAATTTAAGAACAAATAACAAGGGCAACACAAGATTTTAACGTGGTTCACCCAATATAAGTTTTATTCACGAGAGTCGCCGCTGTTTATACTATTATCAAGAAGAAGATACAATGGGTTTATAGGGACATGTCACAACCCCGCATCCCCAAGCTCATGTGGCCCCTGATCATGC contains these protein-coding regions:
- the LOC119998228 gene encoding putative GEM-like protein 8 — encoded protein: MKNLVEEHVIGIPVTTETTYQVVKSPSCRGYLPGLDGSSTFKHRKIDYLLRSVNELGKKAESFAAGVREHVRLAPKITETVKGKLSLGARILQVGGMKKIFRKLFNVKDGEKLLKASQCYLSTTAGPIAGLLFISTDKIAFSSERLIKFSTPNGESIRLHYKVVIPVAKIKGINQSENMKNPSQKYIEVVTVDDFDFWLMGFLNYKKTFKHLQQAISRSQVDLQVNYQKRVD